In Arachis hypogaea cultivar Tifrunner chromosome 2, arahy.Tifrunner.gnm2.J5K5, whole genome shotgun sequence, a genomic segment contains:
- the LOC112724205 gene encoding uncharacterized protein, producing the protein MGFEKAGAERKLQLQELECLRLEAYENSRLYKEKVRAIHDKNIKRRKFRPGDLVLLYNSRLRLMPGKLRSRWKGPNRVEKVEPYGVFHLRHPSSNKILKVNGHRLKLYHGEKMKDNKELEIFHLEDPSSADD; encoded by the coding sequence atgggatttgagaaagccggagctgagaGAAAGTTGCAATTACAGGAGCTAGAATGCCTTCGTCTAGAAGCCTATGAGAATTCCAGGCTATACAAGGAAAAAGTGAGGGCTATACATGACAAGAACATAAAGCGCAGGAAGTTCAGACCTGGTGACTtagttctcctctacaactccaggttgagactcatgccaggcaagctaagATCTAGATGGAAAGGCCCCAATAGGGTGGAAAAGGTTGAACCTTATGGCGTTTTCCATCTGCGCCATCCCTCAAGCAACAAGATCCTCAAGGTTAATGGTCACCGCCTAAAGCTTTACCATGGTGAAAAGATGAAGGACAACAAGGAACTAGAGATCTTCCATCTGGAAGATCCATCTTCAGCAGACGACTGA